A single window of Sphaerodactylus townsendi isolate TG3544 linkage group LG05, MPM_Stown_v2.3, whole genome shotgun sequence DNA harbors:
- the TSPAN1 gene encoding tetraspanin-1 isoform X1, translating to MFDSQKRPKHEHSIWKSNGNRRSSLISGTNMSCFTFLKVMMVLFNLAIALGGAVLLGIGIWVSVDSNSFVNLFGPLSSNVLQFVNVGYLLIAIGAVLFALGFLGCCGAQRESKCLLIMFFSIVLIIFIVEVAAAVVALVYTSVAETILEGTVTKVLKENYETNEELTKIWNHTMSEWKCCGLMNYSDFNNSAYWNKYMNYPPFCCYNSTITCTPDLAQQANITGCFPRLLSEIRSNAAVVGGVAAGICAVEIAAMAVAMYLYCHLDEK from the exons ATGTTTGATTCACAGAAGAGGCCAAAACATGAACACAGCATCTGGAAAAGCAATGGAAATAGGAGGTCCTCCTTAATCTCAG GTACCAATATGAGTTGCTTCACTTTTTTGAAGGTCATGATGGTTTTATTTAACCTGGCTATAGCT CTTGGTGGGGCAGTGCTCCTGGGCATTGGCATCTGGGTCAGCGTTGACAGCAACTCTTTTGTCAATCTGTTTGGTCCACTGTCCTCCAATGTTTTGCAATTTGTGAATGTGGGCTACCTCCTCATCGCCATCGGAGCTGTCCTGTTTGCGCTGGGCTTCTTAGGATGCTGTGGAGCTCAGAGAGAGAGCAAGTGCCTTCTGATCATG TTCTTCTCCATTGTCCTGATCATCTTCATAGTTGAAGTTGCTGCTGCAGTGGTGGCTCTGGTCTACACATCTGTT GCAGAGACTATACTGGAAGGGACAGTAACTAAAGTATTGAAAGAAAATTATGAAACAAATGAGGAACTGACAAAGATCTGGAATCACACAATGAGTGAA tgGAAGTGCTGTGGCTTAATGAACTACAGTGATTTCAATAACTCCGCCTACTGGAACAAATATATGAACTATCCACCATTCTGCTGCTACAACAGCACCATAACCTGCACTCCGGATTTGGCTCAACAGGCCAATATAACA ggtTGCTTTCCTCGGTTGTTGTCTGAAATACGTTCGAATGCCGCTGTAGTGGGAGGAGTAGCCGCCGGGATCTGTGCAGTGGAG ATTGCAGCAATGGCTGTAGCAATGTACCTATACTGTCACCTAGATGAGAAGTGA
- the TSPAN1 gene encoding tetraspanin-1 isoform X2, protein MSCFTFLKVMMVLFNLAIALGGAVLLGIGIWVSVDSNSFVNLFGPLSSNVLQFVNVGYLLIAIGAVLFALGFLGCCGAQRESKCLLIMFFSIVLIIFIVEVAAAVVALVYTSVAETILEGTVTKVLKENYETNEELTKIWNHTMSEWKCCGLMNYSDFNNSAYWNKYMNYPPFCCYNSTITCTPDLAQQANITGCFPRLLSEIRSNAAVVGGVAAGICAVEIAAMAVAMYLYCHLDEK, encoded by the exons ATGAGTTGCTTCACTTTTTTGAAGGTCATGATGGTTTTATTTAACCTGGCTATAGCT CTTGGTGGGGCAGTGCTCCTGGGCATTGGCATCTGGGTCAGCGTTGACAGCAACTCTTTTGTCAATCTGTTTGGTCCACTGTCCTCCAATGTTTTGCAATTTGTGAATGTGGGCTACCTCCTCATCGCCATCGGAGCTGTCCTGTTTGCGCTGGGCTTCTTAGGATGCTGTGGAGCTCAGAGAGAGAGCAAGTGCCTTCTGATCATG TTCTTCTCCATTGTCCTGATCATCTTCATAGTTGAAGTTGCTGCTGCAGTGGTGGCTCTGGTCTACACATCTGTT GCAGAGACTATACTGGAAGGGACAGTAACTAAAGTATTGAAAGAAAATTATGAAACAAATGAGGAACTGACAAAGATCTGGAATCACACAATGAGTGAA tgGAAGTGCTGTGGCTTAATGAACTACAGTGATTTCAATAACTCCGCCTACTGGAACAAATATATGAACTATCCACCATTCTGCTGCTACAACAGCACCATAACCTGCACTCCGGATTTGGCTCAACAGGCCAATATAACA ggtTGCTTTCCTCGGTTGTTGTCTGAAATACGTTCGAATGCCGCTGTAGTGGGAGGAGTAGCCGCCGGGATCTGTGCAGTGGAG ATTGCAGCAATGGCTGTAGCAATGTACCTATACTGTCACCTAGATGAGAAGTGA